The genome window AGGGAGACGTTGCCCGCTGCGCTCAGCCAGGGCAGGAGCGCAGACTCCTGGAACATCACCGCGGCCGGCGGGGCCGTCACGATTCCCGAGTCGGCGCGGTCGAGGCCGGCGATGATGTTGAGCAGGGTCGACTTGCCGGAACCGGAGCCTCCCACCAGACACAGGAACTCACCCTCGGCGATCGACAGGTTCAGCCCGGCGAAGACCGGGGTGCCCCCGAAGTTCTTCGTCAGGTTCGAGACCTCGACGATCGGGGCGCTCATGGCGTCTGGAGCTTGCTAGATGTCATAACGTTCGTCCTCGCGGGCCGACAGTTCCAGGTGGTCTGTTTCCACCAGGCCTGCGGCCAGGGTGTTGCCGTCGGAGGGGTCGATGACCAAAAATGCTCCGGTACGGCGGAAGTTCACGTAGTTGTCCACGGGCAGCGGTGCTGCCAGGCGGATGTGGACGGTCCCGATGTCGTTGAGCTCAAGGCCCGACGCCGGTTGATCGGCGAACGTTGACAGATCCAGCTTGTTGATGACCTGGCGAACCAGTCCCTGGACCGTCTTGCTGCCGTGCTTGATGAGGAGCCGTGAGCCCTCCTTCAGCGGCTTCGGCGACAGCCAACAGAGAGCGGCATAGAGGTCCTGGGTGGGTTGGGGAAGGCTCGCGCCCGTGCCGGCCTCGGCGAGGAGGTCTCCGCGGGCGATATCGATGTCGTCAGCAAGGCGCAGGACCACGGACTGCGGCGCGAACGCCTCCAGAAGCTCCTGTCCGGCGAAGTCGATTCCGGTCACGGTGGTGACACGTCCGGACGGCTGGACGGTGACGGCGTCGCCCACCCGGATGGACCCGGCAGCAACCTGACCGGCGTATCCGCGATAGTCGCGGTAGGTATCCGCGTCGAGGCCGGGAGCCACCGCGCCCTGCGGCCGGATCACGGTCTGGACAGGGAACCGGAAGGCCTCGATGTCGGTTTCCAGGTCGGCAAGTGCGGGCAGCTGTTCCAGCAGCTCCAGGAGCGAGGGACCCGAGTACCAGGGAGTCTTGTCCGAGCGGTCCACCACGTTGTCGCCCTCCAGGGCGGACACGGGGATGACGGCCGGCGCATCGACCCTCAGATCCCGGGCGGCCTGCGTGAGCTGCGCCTCGACGTCGCGGAAGACGTCCTCGCTGTAGTTCACGAGATCGATCTTGTTCACCGCAACGATGATGTGTGCCACGCGCAGCAGCCGCGCCACGGCGAGGTGGCGCCGGGTCTGCTCCAGCACGCCCTTGCGTGCATCGATGAGTACGACGACGGCGTCGGCCGTGGACGCGCCCGTCACCGTGTTCTTGGTGTACTGCACGTGACCCGGCGTGTCGGCCAGGATGAAGGTGCGGTTCGCGGTGGCGAAATAGCGGTAGGCGACATCGATCGTGATGCCCTGCTCGCGCTCAGCGCGCAGACCGTCGGTCAGCAGGGCAAGGTCCAGGCCTCCCCGTTCCCCGCCGAAACCACGCTCCGCGGAGGTGCGGGCAACGGCGTCGAGCTGGTCCGCAAGGACGGACTTGCTGTCATGCAGGAGGCGGCCCACCAGGGTGGACTTGCCGTCGTCGACGGAGCCGGCGGTGGCAAAGCGGAAAAGCGTGGAATGCTCGAGGGCAGTTCCGACTGCTGGGCTCATTAGAAGTACCCGTCTTTCTTGCGGTCTTCCATCGCGGCTTCGGAGATCCGGTCATCTGCCCGGGTGGCGCCGCGTTCGGTAAGTGTGCTGAGGGCGACTTCCCTCACTACTGCTGCCACGTCCGTGGCATCGGATTCGACGGCGCCGGTGCAGGACATGTCACCGACGGTGCGGTAGCGGACCAGGCGGGTCTCGACGGTCTCCTGCCCGGTGGGCTGGGACACCTCGCCGACCGCCCGCCACATGCCGTCGCGGCGGAACACCTCGCGCTCATGGGCGTAGTAGAGGCCCGGCAGCTCGATGTTCTCCCGCTCGATGTAGCGCCAGACATCCAGTTCGGTCCAGTTGCTGATCGGGAACGCCCGAACATGCTGGCCCACCGTGTGGCGCCCGTTGTACAGGTTCCACAGTTCCGGCCGCTGGTTCCGCGGATCCCACTGCCCAAACTCGTCGCGCAGGCTCAGGATGCGTTCCTTTGCCCGAGCCTTGTCCTCATCCCGGCGGCCGCCGCCGAACACGGCGTCGAACCGGTTCGCATTGATCGTGTCCAGCAGCGGAACGGTCTGCAGCGGGTTCCGGGTGCCATCAGCACGCTCGGCAAGCTCACCGCGGTCGATGTACTCCTGAACGGACCCGACAACCAGCCGGACACCAAGCCGCTCAACCGTGCGGTCGCGGAACTCGATCACCTCGGGGAAGTTGTGTCCAGTGTCGACGTGCAGCACCGGGAACGGAACCTTGCCCGGCCAGAACGCCTTCGTGGCAAGGTGCAGCATGACCACAGAGTCCTTGCCGCCGGAGAACAGCAGCGCGGGCCGCTCGAACTCAGCAACGACCTCGCGGATAATGTGGATCGCTTCGGACTCGAGTGCGTCGAGGGAACTGAGCCGCTTCGCCGGCGCTTCGCGGCTCACGGCTGCCGAGTCCGATGCCGCCCCGGGAGTGGCATCGGGCCTGTCGGAGCGGGACGCGTTGCTGCTTGCAGCATCGCCGTCCCGCGCAGGGGCGGGGGCGGCATCGGACTCGGCCGCCAAGGTGAGATCGAAAGTACCTGTTGAATGGCTCATTGGTGGATTCCGCACTCTGTCTTCGCTAGGCCGGCCCAGCGGCCGGCTCTTGGGTCTTCTCCTGGGGCTACCGGCCGGGTACAGGGTTTGCAGCCAATGGACGGGTAGCCGTTGGGCAGCAGCATGTTGACGGGAACCTGGTGTTCGCCGGCGTAGTCGAGGAGCTGATCGAAGGTCCACGGTGCCAGCGGGTTGATCTTTACCAGGTTGTGCACACGGTCCCAGGTGACCAGGGGCGTGTTGGTCCGGGTGGGTGCCTCGTCGCGGCGGACTCCGGTAAACCAGACCTCGTACCCGGCAAGGGCCTTCTTCAGCGGGTCCATCTTGCGAAGCGCGCAGCACTGGGCGGGATCACGGCTAAACAGGTCCTTGCCGAACTGGGCGTCCTGTTGGGTGACGGTCAGTTCGGGCTGGACCTCGACAATGTTGACGTTGAGCTGCTCGGCTACTTCGTCCCGGGTGATGTGGGTTTCGGTGAAGTGGTAGCCGGTCTCGAGGAACAGTACGTCGATGCCGGGGAACTGCTGCGAGACCAGGTGCGGGAGGACGGCGTCGGCCATGGAGCAGGCAACCGCGGCCTGGGTGAGGTCGAAGTTGCGGGCTACCCAGGCAATCACCTGGTCAGCGGTTGCGTCCCAGCCGAGTTCCTCGGCGCCTGCGGCGGCTAGGGCCTTGAGCTCCTCGTCGGAGCGGCGGGTCTGGACAGCGACACTGTCAACGACACTGTTTGCGCTCAGGCTCACTGCAGCACTCCTTCCTCGGCACGGTGCGCCCACTGGGCGAAGGTCTCGTTGTCCTGGCGGCCGGCAGCGTAACTGCGCACGACGCGCTCAACGTAGTCGGGCAGATTATCGGCGGTGACCTTCAGGCCGCGGATGGTCCGGCCGAGTCCCGCTTCCTCGCGGTCGACGGCAGCCAGCCCGCCGCCGAGGTGCACCTGGAAGCCGGGGGTGGGGTCGCCGTCGGGCGTTGGAAGCATCATGCCCTTCAAGCCGATGTCCGCGGTCTGGATGCGCGCGCAGGAGTTGGGGCAGCCGTTGATGTGGAGGGCGATCGGCTGGGTGAGGGTGCCGTCGTCGACCAGATCCGCGAGGCGGGTTTCGAGCTCGGCAATAGCGGTGGCCGCCGTTGCCTTGGTCTCCACGATGGCCAGCTTGCAGAACTCGATGCCTGTGCACGCGATGGTTGACCGGCGGAACAGGGACGGCCGGGCGGAGAGGCCCAGTGCGTCGAGCTCGCTCACGAGCGATTCCACGCGGTCCTTCTCGACGTCGAGCACCACGAGTTTCTGGTGCGGCGTGGTGCGCAGGCGGGTGGAGCCATGGGCCTCGATGGCGTCCGCGAGGGAGGTCAGGATGCTGCCGGAGACCCGTCCCACGGTCGGTGCGACGCCGATGAAGAAACGGCCGTCCTTCTGCTCGTGGATGCCTACGTGGTCGCCCGGCGTCGGGGGCTTGGGCGCGGCGGGTCCGTCAGGGAGGGCGAAGCCGAGGTACTCGTCCTGGAGTACCTGGCGGAACTTCTCCGTCCCCCAGTCATTCAGCAGGAACTTCAGGCGTGCCTTGGTCCGCATGCGACGGTAGCCGTAGTCACGGAAGATGCTGGTCACACCAAGCCAGACCTCGGCGGCGACGTCGGGCGCCACGAAGACGCCGAGACGTTCCGCGAGGCGGGGATTGGTGGACAGACCGCCGCCCACCCAGAGGTCGTAGCCGGCGCCGAGTTCGGGATGAACCACGCCAACCAACGCGAAGTCGTTGATCTCATGGACAACGTCCTGGCTGGGATGGCCGGTGATCGCGGTCTTGTACTTGCGCGGCAGGTTCGCAAGCTCGGGGTCCCCGATGAAGCGTTCGCTCAGCTCGTGGATGAGGGGCGTCGGGTCGATGATCTCGTCCTTGGCGATTCCGGCCACGGGCGAACCAAGGATGACGCGCGGAACATCGCCGCAGGCTTCGGTGGTGGACAGGCCTACGGCTTCGAGCCGGTTCCAGATCTCCGGAACGTCCTCCACCCGGACCCAGTGCAGCTGGATGTTCTGGCGGTCGGTGATGTCCGCCGAGTCGCGTGCGAACTCCGTGGAGATTTCACCGATGACGCGCAGCTGCTCGGTGGTGAGGGCGCCGCCGTCGATGCGCACGCGGAGCATGAAGTACTTGTCTTCGAGTTCGTGCGGTTCCAGCGTGGCCGTCTTGCCGCCGTCGATCCCCTGCCTGCGCTGGGTGTAGAGGCCCCACCAGCGGAACCGGCCGTGCAGGTCCGTGCTGTCGATCGCGTCGAACCCACTCTTCGAGTAGATCTGCTCGATACGTTCACGGACGTTGAGGCCGTTGTCCTCCTGCTTCCAGGTTTCGTTGGCATTCAGGGGCGTGGTGCCATCGACCTTCCACTGGCCGTGCGGCTTGGTTGCCGGCCTGCCCGGCTTCCCCGCCCGTTGGGTGCGGGCGTTGGCGGGTGCTGCTTCGGTCGCGACTGAACTCGTCATGGAAAGACAGTAGGACCGCCCTCGGAGCGCCTTCAAAGGTTCGGCAACACCCGTTCACGTGGCGACACCGCGCGTCACAAACCGGTCAAATCCTTGACGAAGCGGCCGTCACCGTGCCAGCTGCACGCACGCCTCATCGAAGCGGTCCAGTGCGATCTGCGCGAGCACCGGATCGGGCAGCAGCGGCTCCGTCACGGTGGCGGACCCGGCCTTGCCAAGCTGGTCATGGAAATATCCCGGTGCGAGCAGGTAGGAGGCAATCGCCGGCGATGCTGAACCGTTCTGCAGCTGCGCGACGGCGTCCGGAACGGAGGGCTTTGCACTTGCCCCGTATCCCGCCATGATTCGCCCCGGATGCAGCTCGGCGAGCTGGCCCACCAACCGCTCGACATCCTCGGCCGCCGACGGATCCGAAGAGCCTGCGGCAGCCAGCACGACGTCGTCGTCCGGTTTCACGCCCGCTTCCTCCAGGCGCCGGCGGAGCAGGGCGGCGAGCCGCGGGTCCGGCCCCAGCGGAGCCGAAGCAACAGTGTCCGGCCGGCTCTGCACTGCCTCGGCGATGTCCACCTTCACGTGGTAGCCGACGGATAGCAGCAGCGGCACAATGACGGCGGGCCCATCGGGTAGGGCAGCCACCACCTCCGGCAGGTTCGGTTCCTGAACATCGACATACGCTTCACGAATGTCGAGCTCGGGCCGGAGCGCACGCATCTCATCGCGCATCCGGTTAACTGCGGCCTGCCCCTCAGCACTGCTGGTTCCGTGCGAGCACGCGATCAGGACGGGAAGCTTGGATGTCTGCATGTTGGCCATTGAAGCACCCGCCTGCGACTATTGACACTTGTGCCCCGTAACGCAGTAACCCCATGAGCGCAGCCCTGATCCTTGACCTGGTCGGCGTTTTCTTCTTCGCCGTCTCGGGTTCGCTCCTCGCTGCGCGCAAAGGTTTCGACATCATCGGCTCGCTGCTGCTGGCCTCCCTGGCCTCGCTGGGAGGCGGGGTCGCGCGGGACCTGATCATCGACGTCGAGCCCGTTGCCTTCTACAACCCCCTCTACCTTGCCCCGCCGCTCTTGGCCGCGGTGTTGGTGTACTTCCTGATCTCGCATATTGAGCGGGTGAGCACCCTCCTGGTGCTTTTCGACGCCGGCGGGCTGGGCCTGTTCTGCATCGTCGGTGCACTGAAGGCAGTCAATGAGGGGCTCAATCCGGTGGCGGCGATCCTGCTCGGAGTGACCACCGCCGTCGGGGGTGGGCTGCTGCGTGACGTCGTCGCCAATGAAGTGCCGGCACTGTTCAGCGGGGAACTGTACGCCCTGCCCGCGTTCCTAGGGGCCACCCTGACGGTGGCGCTCGCGATGCTGGACCTCTTCAATGTGGTGACCGGCGTCGTCGTTGCTGCGCTGGTGTTCATCCTCCGGGTGCTGGCGTGGAAGGCGGGTTGGCATGCTCCGCTGGCGGCGCGGGGAACGGGTCCCGCGGAGCAGCCGCCTGCGGGATAGGATTGGAGCATCCCCCTCAACACCACCTGGAGCCACTGTGACCGAGCTGTTCCTGGAGAAATTCCGCGCTCTCGTACCCAACTACTTTGACGAGCCGTGGGTCCCGGAAGACGGCCTGTCGGAAGAGGAACTGGCTCAGCTTAGCGAAGGCCAGGACTTCCCGCTCCCGATGGCCCTGCGTGAGTTCTACCTCGCCGTGGGCGCGTCCGAAGACATCATGGAGGCGTTCCACTATGTGTGGGATCCGGACGAGCTGGAGATTGAGGACGGCTTCCTGCTGTTCATGGAAGACGTGGACGAGAAGTTCGTGTGGGGCCTGAAGGCCGACCAGCTAAACGTCCCCGACCCAATTGTGTGGCGCCGTAATAACGCCCGCGGATCCTGGAAGAACGAGGAAGGCACCTTCAGCGAGTTCATGCTGGACATGTTCGACTGGGTCTTCGAAGACGAAGAAGCCGAATGACCTGGGTACACCATGCGCCGGACGGGTACGAGTGCCCGTTCTGCGATCTGGCCTCCGGCGAGTTCAGGTTCGCGTCCAACCTCTGCGAGCCCGGTGACCTCATCTACTCGGATGACCTGGTGCTCGCATTCATCGCCTCCCATGGGTTCGAGCCGCACCCCGGTCACGTGCTGGTGACGCCCCGGGCCCACTATGAGCTGCTGTATGAACTGCCCGACGACGTCGCCGGCCGCATCATGACGGTCTCCCGCGACATGGCCATCGCCATCAAGCGGGCCTGGGAGCCCGACGGCGTCTCAACCCGCCAGCACAACGAGCCGGCCGGTAGCCAGCACGTGTGGCACTATCACCAGCACGTTCTGCCCCGCTGGCACAACGACGGCTTCTACTTCACGCCGAAGCGCCCGATCGTGGACCCGGCCGTGCGGGCGCGGAAGGCTGCCGAGCTGCGCGCGGCGCTGGGTTTGTAGCCCCGCCCGCATTGCTCGCAGAGGGGCTTCCGAACGCACGTAGGATGGCTGCGTAGTCCGAAATTGGGGGAAACGTGCGTCTTGCATCACTAATCCTGGCATCTCTGCCGATCATCCTGCTCACCGTTTTTCTCGCTGTCCTGTTCAGCGTGAAAGGTCCCGAAGGCTTCGGTGTCCTCGTTTACATGCTTGAGGCGAGCGTTCTCTTTCTGGCCCTCAGCGTTACTGCGGTGGTGCTGGCCTTCCGAAAGCGTCCCGTCTCTGCACTGGACATTCCGGCGCGCGTACTCAGCATAGTTTCGGTCGTGATCATGGTGCTTCCGGCCGCGGGCGGGGTCCTGCTCTTTGGTCTCTTGATCTCCTCGATGACGGGTGCCCGTTTATAAGCCCGCCCGAGCCTAACGCGGCCGCTAGACGTCGCGGTCGACCACAGCCCTTGCGAAGCTGGCCAACGCATCCTTGACCGTGCTCTCCGGCAAGGGGTCGAGGGCGCGGACGGCGTCGTCCGCCCACTGCTGGGCAACTGCCCATGCCCGCCTGGTCACTTCGTGCTCACGTAGCGCTTCGACCGCCTCGGCGAGCGCCTCGTCCGAGGTGAGATCGCCGTCGACGAGGTCCAGCACCCGACGGGCGGACTGGTCCCCGGAAGCGACAGCCTGGCGCAGAAGCAGCACGGGCAGCGTAGGCACACCTTCGCGCAGGTCGGTCCCCGGGGACTTCCCCGACTTGGCCTTCAGGCCCGTGACGTCGATAACGTCGTCGGCCAACTGGAACGCCACGCCGACCTTCTCCCCGTAGGAGACCATCACATCGATGGCCGATTGGGGCGCGTCAGCGAAGATCGCGCCGAGCTGCCCGGACGCGGCAACGAGCGAGCCTGTCTTGTCGGCAATCACCGAGAGGTAATGCTCCACGGGATCCTCGCCGTCCTGCGGGCCCACGGTCTCGTGCAGCTGCCCCAGGCACAGGCGCTCGAAGGTGCGTGCCTGAATGCCGAGCGCCCGGCTTCCCAACTCCGAAACCAGGATGGAGGCACGCGCGAAGATCAGGTCACCGGTCAGGATCGCGACCGAATTGCCCCAGACCTCGTGCGCAGTCGGCGCTCCACGCCGGTACGGCGCGGAATCCATCACGTCATCGTGGTACAGCGTGGCCAGGTGGGTCAGTTCGACGACGACGGCGGCAACCACCACTTCGGCCTTGCTTGCGTCCCCGAGGTGTGAGGCGAGGATGGTCAGCAGTGGACGGATTCGCTTGCCGCCTGCCTCGACGAGGTGGCGGGAGGTGGCATCAGCGAGCGGATCGGAACTCGCAATGGCTTCGCGCAGCTGCTTCTCGACCTTCGCCAGGCAATTGGAGACGGCCGGGCCAAGCTCCGGATCCTCGGCGATCATCGCGAAACCCGCTGGCAGGCGCAGCCCCGTGGCTATGACGCCGGTGCTGGTGTCCAACTCCTCGACGAGCGGGCGAGCGTGGCCAGCACTGGTCCAGCTGGTGTGGGGGGAATCCGTCATGGGTCTAAGCCTATCGGGCGAGGGGCCCGGCGCGAGCGCAGCGAGTGTTGGGAGCCCGATAGGCGCTATCGGGCGAGGGGCCCGGCGCGAGCGCAGCGAGTGTTGGGAGCCCGATAGGCGCTATCGGGCGAGGGGCCCGGCGCGAGCGCAGCGAGTGTTGGGAGCCCGATAGGCGCTATCGGGCGAGGGACTACTGGTTGCTCGTTGCCGGTA of Arthrobacter sp. JZ12 contains these proteins:
- a CDS encoding sulfate adenylyltransferase subunit 1 translates to MSPAVGTALEHSTLFRFATAGSVDDGKSTLVGRLLHDSKSVLADQLDAVARTSAERGFGGERGGLDLALLTDGLRAEREQGITIDVAYRYFATANRTFILADTPGHVQYTKNTVTGASTADAVVVLIDARKGVLEQTRRHLAVARLLRVAHIIVAVNKIDLVNYSEDVFRDVEAQLTQAARDLRVDAPAVIPVSALEGDNVVDRSDKTPWYSGPSLLELLEQLPALADLETDIEAFRFPVQTVIRPQGAVAPGLDADTYRDYRGYAGQVAAGSIRVGDAVTVQPSGRVTTVTGIDFAGQELLEAFAPQSVVLRLADDIDIARGDLLAEAGTGASLPQPTQDLYAALCWLSPKPLKEGSRLLIKHGSKTVQGLVRQVINKLDLSTFADQPASGLELNDIGTVHIRLAAPLPVDNYVNFRRTGAFLVIDPSDGNTLAAGLVETDHLELSAREDERYDI
- the cysD gene encoding sulfate adenylyltransferase subunit CysD, whose protein sequence is MSHSTGTFDLTLAAESDAAPAPARDGDAASSNASRSDRPDATPGAASDSAAVSREAPAKRLSSLDALESEAIHIIREVVAEFERPALLFSGGKDSVVMLHLATKAFWPGKVPFPVLHVDTGHNFPEVIEFRDRTVERLGVRLVVGSVQEYIDRGELAERADGTRNPLQTVPLLDTINANRFDAVFGGGRRDEDKARAKERILSLRDEFGQWDPRNQRPELWNLYNGRHTVGQHVRAFPISNWTELDVWRYIERENIELPGLYYAHEREVFRRDGMWRAVGEVSQPTGQETVETRLVRYRTVGDMSCTGAVESDATDVAAVVREVALSTLTERGATRADDRISEAAMEDRKKDGYF
- a CDS encoding phosphoadenylyl-sulfate reductase, whose translation is MSLSANSVVDSVAVQTRRSDEELKALAAAGAEELGWDATADQVIAWVARNFDLTQAAVACSMADAVLPHLVSQQFPGIDVLFLETGYHFTETHITRDEVAEQLNVNIVEVQPELTVTQQDAQFGKDLFSRDPAQCCALRKMDPLKKALAGYEVWFTGVRRDEAPTRTNTPLVTWDRVHNLVKINPLAPWTFDQLLDYAGEHQVPVNMLLPNGYPSIGCKPCTRPVAPGEDPRAGRWAGLAKTECGIHQ
- a CDS encoding nitrite/sulfite reductase yields the protein MTSSVATEAAPANARTQRAGKPGRPATKPHGQWKVDGTTPLNANETWKQEDNGLNVRERIEQIYSKSGFDAIDSTDLHGRFRWWGLYTQRRQGIDGGKTATLEPHELEDKYFMLRVRIDGGALTTEQLRVIGEISTEFARDSADITDRQNIQLHWVRVEDVPEIWNRLEAVGLSTTEACGDVPRVILGSPVAGIAKDEIIDPTPLIHELSERFIGDPELANLPRKYKTAITGHPSQDVVHEINDFALVGVVHPELGAGYDLWVGGGLSTNPRLAERLGVFVAPDVAAEVWLGVTSIFRDYGYRRMRTKARLKFLLNDWGTEKFRQVLQDEYLGFALPDGPAAPKPPTPGDHVGIHEQKDGRFFIGVAPTVGRVSGSILTSLADAIEAHGSTRLRTTPHQKLVVLDVEKDRVESLVSELDALGLSARPSLFRRSTIACTGIEFCKLAIVETKATAATAIAELETRLADLVDDGTLTQPIALHINGCPNSCARIQTADIGLKGMMLPTPDGDPTPGFQVHLGGGLAAVDREEAGLGRTIRGLKVTADNLPDYVERVVRSYAAGRQDNETFAQWAHRAEEGVLQ
- a CDS encoding sirohydrochlorin chelatase; amino-acid sequence: MQTSKLPVLIACSHGTSSAEGQAAVNRMRDEMRALRPELDIREAYVDVQEPNLPEVVAALPDGPAVIVPLLLSVGYHVKVDIAEAVQSRPDTVASAPLGPDPRLAALLRRRLEEAGVKPDDDVVLAAAGSSDPSAAEDVERLVGQLAELHPGRIMAGYGASAKPSVPDAVAQLQNGSASPAIASYLLAPGYFHDQLGKAGSATVTEPLLPDPVLAQIALDRFDEACVQLAR
- a CDS encoding trimeric intracellular cation channel family protein; its protein translation is MSAALILDLVGVFFFAVSGSLLAARKGFDIIGSLLLASLASLGGGVARDLIIDVEPVAFYNPLYLAPPLLAAVLVYFLISHIERVSTLLVLFDAGGLGLFCIVGALKAVNEGLNPVAAILLGVTTAVGGGLLRDVVANEVPALFSGELYALPAFLGATLTVALAMLDLFNVVTGVVVAALVFILRVLAWKAGWHAPLAARGTGPAEQPPAG
- a CDS encoding HIT family protein, producing MTWVHHAPDGYECPFCDLASGEFRFASNLCEPGDLIYSDDLVLAFIASHGFEPHPGHVLVTPRAHYELLYELPDDVAGRIMTVSRDMAIAIKRAWEPDGVSTRQHNEPAGSQHVWHYHQHVLPRWHNDGFYFTPKRPIVDPAVRARKAAELRAALGL
- a CDS encoding polyprenyl synthetase family protein — encoded protein: MTDSPHTSWTSAGHARPLVEELDTSTGVIATGLRLPAGFAMIAEDPELGPAVSNCLAKVEKQLREAIASSDPLADATSRHLVEAGGKRIRPLLTILASHLGDASKAEVVVAAVVVELTHLATLYHDDVMDSAPYRRGAPTAHEVWGNSVAILTGDLIFARASILVSELGSRALGIQARTFERLCLGQLHETVGPQDGEDPVEHYLSVIADKTGSLVAASGQLGAIFADAPQSAIDVMVSYGEKVGVAFQLADDVIDVTGLKAKSGKSPGTDLREGVPTLPVLLLRQAVASGDQSARRVLDLVDGDLTSDEALAEAVEALREHEVTRRAWAVAQQWADDAVRALDPLPESTVKDALASFARAVVDRDV